The following is a genomic window from Malus sylvestris chromosome 7, drMalSylv7.2, whole genome shotgun sequence.
agaatAAATCttataaactaaataatatagaagttgatgattggattgttACTTAGATGTTAATTAGtgacttattttttattaatgacaaatcatttagtttacaaatttagtctacctaaCATTATTCTCGAAATAATTAGCGTGCACAGTTTACATTTCTATTGTTTACATTACAAAGAAGTACAACATGACTATTTTATAGTGTCAATAAAcaattcctttttctttagATCGGAATTTTGTCTATTTTATTTGGTAACCAACTAACCGATCGATTGTTTATCTTGAAACCTTtccaagtgttttttttttttttaattcaaagaCTTAACTAGCAGAAGGTGATTTTCTTATAAGCACAACTTACCAAACTAAGCCTAAATACGTAATGCAACAATATTTGGCATGCTAATGAATATTGGATTCTTGACATTACCATTTTACAAGTTAAGAGCTTGCATGAAATCTCAAATTAGTAAGGATAATTTGTATTCAATACATGGAACGGAATTATGGGAATATGATGGTCTCTTCCCCTTCGGAATTGAGGCTTATAAGCACTAATTTACCTAATCCTTTAAACTAACACTGATGAACTTATTTACCTAATCCTCTATACTTTCAGTTCCATTCTCAGTTTTGATGCCTTGCCCGCCCCACTTCCGGACGCGCGTTGATGCTTGCTCCACCTGCGATTTGGTTTTGATATGAACAAACAATGAAATGCAAAAACCGAAGTTGAAGTTTTGAAACAAACTATGGATTACCTCTTTGTTCCAGTTGGTTTTGTAAAGTATAATTAGCAGAAGTAGGGTTTGAAGAACAGTTCCACATATCATGCCCACCCAGAATCCCTGCAACATGAGTCGCATAGCTCATCACAaacactttatatatataggcttgttgaaaggaaaaaaaccaTTTAATTACCTTGACTCCCCAGTTTGCAACATGGCAAAGAAGGTATCCAAAAGGAAGACCAAAAATGTAGTAACAACCCAAGTTTATGTAGGCAACCATTGTTTGCCATCCACATCCAACTGCAACACCTTCAAGAACAAGCAAGTCAACATGGGATTAAAATATGCTCGCGTGCGCACGTACGAATACACATCTATTATCGATTTGATGTGCATGTTCGATTTTTgttattatgtatatatatgacatGCATAATGCCATGGACGTAAAATTGATACCTGAGATTACTAGTTGGACACTGTTGAGCACCATAGTTATACCAAGAAGATATGCCAACTTAGAAACCGCTTGTTGCAACTCCTTGTCACTTGTGAAAATCATGGCGAAGTCATCTTTAGTTATCAAAATAATAGTCATGAAAAGAATTCCAATTAGGAGAGACTGAAGTACTATCACATAAATAGAGTATTTTGTTGCCCTAGGACGTCCTGACCCAAGCTCATTGGAAACACGAACActgcataaaaaaataaagatattaTAAACACTACAATAATCAATGAGAAGTGCAAAATAAATATCAGAGACCTACTAGTCTAATGCATTACCTTATTGCAATATAGattccaacaaacaacattGCCTCCCACCCGTTGATGTTCATGCTGTGGAGACACAAAAGAGAAAGAATGCTATTAGAAATCAAAATCTATCATGTAACATAAAAAGGATAACTTACCTGCCATATATGAGCATTGTCACGTATATTAACTTTTACAGACAACAGTGCATTATTACCAAGTAACATCTATTTATAAAAAGGATATTACTTACCAAATAGAAAGGGAACCAAGAGCTATAACTGCGTTAGGAAGACGGCCTGTGAGAATGAGTATACTCATCATGTACCAAATCTCAAGGCAGAGCATGGCCGCAGAGGCAAGAGAAAGTCTCACAAACGCCCACATCTCATTCAATGCCATCCATGAAAATCCAGTCCAACCCTCTTTGCACCAACCCATAATATACACAACCTGTGCAATTGCAATCGCCCATCTTGTGATGTTAAATGACACAGCTGCCCCCAATGTGCCCCAATTAAACACATACATGAAGAGCGCTATCATTCCAATGTGTATGACCAGGGCCAACATTGCAATCCATGCCAGCATCTTCACCTTCCTCTGAGCCTGGAGGAACTTCTGAGCTGGGAAATTTATGGCAAGTGAGAACAATTGGGGGATTATTTGGAGTGTGAATTTTCCTGCTAGATTCGCTATGTCGTCTTCTTGGCCTAGCAACTTTAAAATTGGTGCCGCGAAGATGTAAATCGGCAAAATGAAGAGGGTGGTTACAAATAGGATTATCCAGGATCGTTGCAGGTAAATCCCAAGCATATGAACTTGTCCAGCGCCAAATGCTTGTCCACACAAGGTCTCCAGAGCACTCGCCATCCCAAGCTAAAAGTTCATTTCGTACAAAAAAGATTTTGTATTTAACCATTGATAATTTGGCAACATATAACATATACTATGTAGGGTTATTAGGACAATTTCAATAATATCACATATATACAGTATAGTACTAATTTCGTTGTTAGATTTTCGGCATTGGGACGTTTCAATGCGTCAATATGTTCTTGCCAAATATACAGTATAGTACCATCTTGACGTATATAAAGTCGTACCATATATAACATAAATCTACATAATTATTAGGG
Proteins encoded in this region:
- the LOC126630307 gene encoding protein DETOXIFICATION 35-like, whose product is MEEQEPPLHTAAAGATELSNKPPLYVGGNEDYAQVKSFDALRSMFWIETVKLWQMAGSAVITIICMYGTNAVILLFAGHLGTIQLSAISISLAVISTFTDGLMLGMASALETLCGQAFGAGQVHMLGIYLQRSWIILFVTTLFILPIYIFAAPILKLLGQEDDIANLAGKFTLQIIPQLFSLAINFPAQKFLQAQRKVKMLAWIAMLALVIHIGMIALFMYVFNWGTLGAAVSFNITRWAIAIAQVVYIMGWCKEGWTGFSWMALNEMWAFVRLSLASAAMLCLEIWYMMSILILTGRLPNAVIALGSLSICMNINGWEAMLFVGIYIAISVRVSNELGSGRPRATKYSIYVIVLQSLLIGILFMTIILITKDDFAMIFTSDKELQQAVSKLAYLLGITMVLNSVQLVISGVAVGCGWQTMVAYINLGCYYIFGLPFGYLLCHVANWGVKGFWVGMICGTVLQTLLLLIILYKTNWNKEVEQASTRVRKWGGQGIKTENGTESIED